Proteins encoded in a region of the Salmo trutta chromosome 34, fSalTru1.1, whole genome shotgun sequence genome:
- the LOC115173366 gene encoding uncharacterized protein LOC115173366: protein MKNILKDFFTGLKQSGSERTENASSKETLGEILVAIQSEISNLGRIKDSRELLQINDMVGTMLKEVEKSEDDSEQVCQDIPRTCSSLSTSLKGRSSLSSSSKGPRSECDLEINLPGTPIPDGVPFDLTCPIVRSSCIDTRDSKMPEISTSDLRTKMMAHTDEPLHRNSPMTDSSRPPSAKASFRSSTTPSFTSKGTSLVPKGDGIDIEEKEVSIPSSSGHLRELLISPDISSATAFPLQYLMDSSKDDVICLVTVLVIRLLSKIRPSALDGPFQQAPDMTETSQQLIRQVLSEFCAASRFSRTQEYSQNLHIHRVFRGVHKNLMEEFGSYNTLQAAISSQDPAFDRVLVKSLTQQLVQGRKEASRPASAATNPADQAETERGAEQKARRSFLCFSMTKLRINFKRSKRGNKKDCHSVQEQTEITSTDGHCIAPHIEAHGAESPVGEVSPSISQPIKKQSLIVRVFSAMMKPFRRFTKKNL, encoded by the exons ATGAAGAACATACTTAAGGATTTCTTCACAGGGCTGAAGCAATCCGGATCCGAAAGGACAGAAAATGCTTCTTCCAAAGAGACCCTTGGGGAAATCCTGGTTGCTATCCAGAGTGAAATCTCAAACTTAGGGCGAATTAAGGATTCCAGGGAGCTCCTTCAGATCAACGATATGGTAGGAACTATGCTGAAGGAGGTTGAGAAAAGTGAGGATGACAGTGAACAAGTCTGCCAAGACATCCCTAGAACCTGTTCATCTTTGTCCACTTCTTTAAAGGGTCGTAGTTCCTTGTCTAGCTCTTCAAAGGgtcctaggtcagagtgtgatTTAGAGATCAACCTCCCTGGCACTCCCATCCCTGACGGAGTGCCTTTTGATCTGACCTGCCCCATCGTCAGGAGCTCCTGCATCGACACCAGGGACTCTAAAATGCCAGAGATTTCTACAAGTGACCTAAGGACAAAGATGATGGCACACACAGATGAACCCCTGCATCGTAACAGTCCAATGACTGACAGCAGCCGACCACCGAGTGCTAAAGCCTCTTTTCGATCCTCCACTACTCCATCTTTCACCAGCAAGGGAACCTCTTTGGTACCAAAGGGAGATGGGATTGACATTGAAGAGAAGGAGGTGAGCATCCCCAGCAGCTCTGGCCATCTGAGGGAGCTCTTAATCAGCCCAGACATCAGCAGTGCCACTGCATTCCCACTGCAGTACTTGATGGACTCCAGCAAAGATGATGTCATCTGTTTGGTCACCGTACTGGTGATAAGGTTGCTATCGAAGATCAGACCCTCAGCCCTAGATGGACCCTTCCAACAGGCACCAGACATGACAGAAACATCTCAGCAACTCATCAGACAAGTCCTGTCTGAGTTCTGTGCTGCATCCAGATTCTCCAGGACACAGGAATATTCCCAGAACCTGCACATCCACAGGGTGTTCAGAGGTGTACATAAAAACTTGATGGAGGAGTTTGGCTCTTATAACACCCTGCAAGCAGCTATTTCCTCCCAGGACCCTGCATTTGACAGAGTCCTGGTAAAGTCCTTGACCCAGCAGCTGGTACAGGGACGCAAGGAGGCGTCAAGACCAGCTTCTGCTGCAACAAACCCAGCAGACCaggctgagacagagaggggggctgAGCAGAAAGCAAGAAGGAGCTTCCTTTGCTTTTCAATGACCAAACTCAGGATCAACTTCAAG CGTTCCAAGAGAGGAAACAAAAAGGACTGCCATTCAGTCCAGGAACAGACTGAGATTACCTCTACTGATGGACATTGCATAG ctccacacATTGAggctcatggtgctgaatctcCAGTTGGAGAGgtttctccctccatatctcagcCTATCAAAAAACAATCCTTGATTGTCAGGGTCTTTTCAGCAATGATGAAGCCATTCAGGCGCTTCACCAAGAAGAACCTGTAA